TTTATCTGTTGTTTCAGTCACGCATCGCCACGATTTCTGATATTTCCGCATCGATATTGGGATTGTTTTATGGCGGCTACCTACCTAGCTTTTGGGTGAGGATTCGAGGGCTTGGTGATGGCACAATTTTTGAAGTCAGCGATCGCCTGCACCAGTTTGATTTCTTTAATCAATTACGCAATATCGATCAGCTTTTGTGGCTGAAAATCACTTTTCCCGTATCCTCTGGGTCCGTTTATGTAGTGATGGCCTTTTGCTGTATTTGGGCTTCCGACGTGGGAGCCTATATATTTGGCAAGGTGTTTGGGCGTACCAGACTTTCGGATATTAGTCCCAAGAAAACCGTAGAAGGGGCGATCGCAGGATTACTATGCTGCTGCATTACGGCGATTATTTGGGCTTTTAGTCTGGGATGGTATGAATGGTGGTTATCGGGTGCAATTTTAGGTTTATTAATCGGAGTTGCTGGTTTGCTGGGTGATCTGACGGAATCGATGATGAAACGTGATGCTGGGGTCAAAGATTCGGGGCAGATCATGCCAGGGCATGGCGGCATTCTTGATCGAGCAGATAGTTATGTGTTTACTGCGCCTTTGGTGTATTACTTCCTGACTTTGATTCTGCCCCTTGTCCATAAAGCTTCCTGAGCATTAACTTTTTTGCTGCTTATTGCTTAACATGAGTTCGATATAGCCCATTAGCGGCGTGCTTCGCACGCCGCTAATGGCAAAAAATGGTAAGAATCGCCTAGCGATTCTTACCATTTTTCGCTTTCGTCGAACTGATGTTTTCTTAATATCCAAGCCCAAGAAGGCGGCGCTTTGCGCCGCCTTCTTGGGCTTGGATATTAAGCTAGTCCAAACCAACCTAGATAAGTTGAAAGAATTGACTTACCAAAAAATAGTGAAATCGCGCCGCCCAAGGCTAAAAATGGTCCAAAGGGAATTGGCTGTTGTTTGCCTAAATCTTTAGTAAATATGGCAATCATTCCAACAAGAGTACCGATCGCCGAAGCAATCAAAAGTGTCAGCAAAACATTTTGCCATCCTAACCACATGCCAATCATCGCCGCAAGTTTCGGATCGCCACCACCCATCGCTTCTTTTTGTAGGAAGACTCTACCCACAATTCGCATAATGTCTAACAGCCATATACCTAGGACGGCTCCGCCGATCCCAAATAGTAACAGGGTGGGAAAAGCGAGGCGATCGCCAGTATTCATAAGAGCTAGACTAATTTGATAAATTAAACCTAATACCAAACCTGATTGCGTTAAAGAATTAGGCAATGTCATCGTATCAATGTCAATCATGGCAAGTGCTAGCAACCAACTGAGAAAGGCAGCATAAAAACACAAAATTATGACTGGTATCGAAGTTCCGAAAGATGAGGCTACACACCAAAACAGAAAAGCAGTAAGTGCTTCGATCGCAGGATAGCGCCATGACACAGGTGTATGACAATAACGACATTTTCCTTTGATCAAAAACCAGCCAATAATCGGAATATTATCGCGGGGCGCAAGTTGCCGTAGGCAATGGGGACAACGCGATGGCGGATGTAAAATTGATAAACCTGCTGGAACGCGATAAATTACCACGTTTAAGAAGCTACCAATACAGCCTCCAAGAACGATCGCTAAACATTGTAAAAATAGAGATTCAAGTAATAGCAAAGAATTAAGAAAAGTTTGTTAAATCAATAATAAATAAAAAAGAGCCAAGCATTGCTTGGCTCTTTTTTATTTATTATTGATTTATTGGTGCTTATCTAGGTAAACAAATCGTGCGTGTTACTTTGCAATTTACGCCATCATAATCGCGGCAAACTTTGCGAGCAGTGGCTTCCGCTTGCCTACTTCTAGTTGCCCAAGCAGTCCCTGCTGCACCATTGCTTCCCTCAGCGATGGACATGCAAGCATTACGAGCCCACACCATCACCTCACAATCTCCTGGAGCATTTCTACTTTCACATTCACTCAAGGCTCTATTTTCAGCAGCAGCACGAGTTCGATAATTCCAAGAATAGCCTTTGTCTTGAGTTGAAGGAGAGCGGGCGATCGCTCCAAAGCTCTGAGCTACAGCTTCTAGCGCTCCCACAGAAATTGTGGGGATGATAACAGCCGCCGCGATTGC
This genomic stretch from Pseudanabaena galeata CCNP1313 harbors:
- a CDS encoding prepilin peptidase, with the translated sequence MLLLESLFLQCLAIVLGGCIGSFLNVVIYRVPAGLSILHPPSRCPHCLRQLAPRDNIPIIGWFLIKGKCRYCHTPVSWRYPAIEALTAFLFWCVASSFGTSIPVIILCFYAAFLSWLLALAMIDIDTMTLPNSLTQSGLVLGLIYQISLALMNTGDRLAFPTLLLFGIGGAVLGIWLLDIMRIVGRVFLQKEAMGGGDPKLAAMIGMWLGWQNVLLTLLIASAIGTLVGMIAIFTKDLGKQQPIPFGPFLALGGAISLFFGKSILSTYLGWFGLA
- a CDS encoding DUF4189 domain-containing protein, translating into MSKRFWNSLAIAAAVIIPTISVGALEAVAQSFGAIARSPSTQDKGYSWNYRTRAAAENRALSECESRNAPGDCEVMVWARNACMSIAEGSNGAAGTAWATRSRQAEATARKVCRDYDGVNCKVTRTICLPR
- a CDS encoding phosphatidate cytidylyltransferase — protein: MPWTRIISALLVIPLVLAAIALGGWAFTAAFALLVVFGEMEYFALVRAKEIVPASKITIFVSLALLIVSQVRVDLADAVIPIAGTFICFYLLFQSRIATISDISASILGLFYGGYLPSFWVRIRGLGDGTIFEVSDRLHQFDFFNQLRNIDQLLWLKITFPVSSGSVYVVMAFCCIWASDVGAYIFGKVFGRTRLSDISPKKTVEGAIAGLLCCCITAIIWAFSLGWYEWWLSGAILGLLIGVAGLLGDLTESMMKRDAGVKDSGQIMPGHGGILDRADSYVFTAPLVYYFLTLILPLVHKAS